The proteins below come from a single Burkholderia humptydooensis genomic window:
- a CDS encoding transposase, whose amino-acid sequence MSRTRRQFTDEFELSAQRRGCVTSSVRPSRGIARALGVGDNPLRRWVGLMRDGAMGMDASKLRRFYAPILAALLNRGMVALATA is encoded by the coding sequence ATGAGCAGAACAAGAAGACAGTTCACTGATGAATTTGAGCTAAGCGCGCAGCGGCGCGGCTGTGTAACGAGCTCGGTGCGACCGTCACGCGGAATTGCACGTGCCCTGGGCGTCGGCGACAACCCGTTGCGCCGCTGGGTCGGGCTGATGCGAGATGGCGCGATGGGAATGGACGCTAGCAAACTGCGGCGCTTTTACGCCCCGATTCTTGCCGCGCTGCTCAATCGCGGGATGGTCGCGCTAGCGACGGCATAA